The Rhinoraja longicauda isolate Sanriku21f chromosome 19, sRhiLon1.1, whole genome shotgun sequence genome includes a window with the following:
- the LOC144603175 gene encoding zinc-binding protein A33-like, whose translation MYKGKLKASMDAATRRKLTVLRMKSEQQQKISHVREQSCSLHAHISFEFARMHRVLSEREQRLSNELQDAEERILAQMQENLQRMQDTLDSVERFLRQLQMRMEQPDIVVLIKEESIWNKRFADKHDTLDVVDLELPLGVFRGPLQYMAWREMVEAISPVPAPLTLNPDTANPWLQLSEDLCSVWMGAVRQTLPESRWRFDRCAGVLAAQGFASGCHYWEVEVGAKTEWDLGVVRRSCHRKGRLERQPRDGYWRMSLRSGGGYQVVTEPPTRLALDRRPLTVGVYLDHEGGQVSFYDAGSMAHLYTFTHAFSETLYPYFCPCLTDGGKNVEPMKICRVTSHNLPVMLPAQSDTSSTTTTTHHPHPS comes from the exons ATGTACAAG GGCAAGCTGAAGGCATCCATGGACGCTGCCACCAGGCGGAAGCTCACCGTACTGCGCATGAAGTCCGAGCAGCAACAGAAGATTTCCCACGTGCGG GAGCAGTCATGCAGCCTGCATGCCCACATCAGCTTCGAGTTTGCGCGCATGCACCGGGTGCTGAGCGAGAGGGAGCAACGCCTGAGCAACGAGCTGCAGGATGCAGAGGAGCGGATCCTGGCCCAGATGCAGGAGAACCTGCAGCGCATGCAGGACACGCTGGATTCCGTGGAgcgcttcctgcggcagctgcagATGCGCATGGAGCAGCCGGACATCGTAGTTCTGATCAAG GAAGAAAGTATTTGGAACAAGAG GTTCGCGGACAAACACGACACCCTGGACGTGGTGGACCTGGAGCTGCCGCTGGGAGTGTTCAGGGGCCCTCTGCAGTACATGGCCTGGCGGGAGATGGTGGAAGCCATCAGTCCTG TGCCAGCCCCGCTGACGTTGAATCCCGACACGGCTAACCCGTGGCTGCAGCTGTCCGAGGATCTGTGCAGCGTGTGGATGGGGGCCGTGCGCCAGACTCTCCCAGAGTCCCGGTGGCGGTTTGACCGGTGCGCCGGGGTGCTGGCGGCCCAGGGCTTCGCGTCCGGCTGCcactactgggaggtggaggtgggcgcCAAGACGGAGTGGGACCTGGGCGTGGTGCGGCGGTCCTGCCATCGCAAGGGCAGGCTGGAGCGCCAGCCCCGGGACGGCTACTGGCGGATGAGCCTGCGGAGCGGCGGGGGGTACCAGGTGGTGACCGAACCCCCCACTCGCCTGGCCCTGGATCGCCGGCCGCTGACCGTCGGCGTGTACCTGGACCACGAGGGAGGCCAGGTGTCCTTCTACGACGCGGGCAGCATGGCGCACCTGTACACCTTCACCCACGCCTTCTCCGAGACCCTGTACCCCTACTTCTGCCCCTGCCTCACCGACGGAGGCAAGAACGTCGAGCCCATGAAGATCTGCCGCGTCACCAGCCACAACCTGCCCGTGATGTTACCCGCACAATCCGACACCtcatccaccaccaccaccacccatcacccccacccctcctaa
- the LOC144602719 gene encoding G patch domain and ankyrin repeat-containing protein 1-like isoform X1: protein MSRRQLVTFTRAVGDGDAWRDGRRQVPCSPLPGAGRLDGEQARSFYEGVLASSSQASTSTSAARKHKAEPRRERACGPSGHQLGGQRNGHLLLKSAQDGDLKMLRGLLETGASDINFRDSYYWTATMCAAYSGQLEAVRHLLSLGAAWVGVCDCTGRDALDLARLAGHAGIVTALEEYHSRPEEQEDHRELREERGRKLCRVCGLEYTEDSVQQHERSTLHLVSKARARAPTHYSIPDTNLGFRMMVRGGWDREEGLGPCGKGRKFPISTALKRDQRGLGFHRGPRPRVTHFQAGDPQAVQRPGRDPCRDHREATVNRSEERRREARGRRWERELRVYMDLILGGRG from the exons ATGAGCCGCCGGCAGCTGGTCACCTTCACCCGGGCGGTGGGGGACGGAGATGCGTGGAGGGACGGCAGGCGGCAGGTGCCCTGCTCTCCTCTCCCCGGGGCGGGAAGGTTGGACGGGGAACAGGCCAGGAGCTTCTATGAGGGCGTCCTTGCTTCCAGCAGCCaggccagcaccagcaccagcgcgGCCCGTAAACACAAGGCCGAGCCGAGGAGAGAGCGGGCATGTGGCCCCAGCGGGCATCAGCTCGGAGGGCAGAGGAACGGGCATCTGCTGCTGAAATCCGCCCAGGACGGAGACTTGAAAATGCTCCGGGGTTTGCTGGAGACAGGAGCAAGTGACATAAACTTCCGGGACAGTTATTACTGGACTGCCACCATGTGCGCAGCGTACAGCGGGCAGCTGGAAGCGGTCAGGCACCTGCTGAGTCTCGGAGCGGCGTGGGTCGGGGTGTGTGATTGCACTGGGCGCGATGCTCTGGATTTGGCCCGGCTGGCCGGACACGCAGGAATCGTGACTGCTCTGGAGGAATATCACTCTCGTCCAGAGGAACAGGAAGACCACAG GGAGTtgcgggaggagagggggaggaagctgTGCCGGGTGTGTGGGCTGGAGTACACAGAGGACAGCGTGCAACAACACGAGAGGTCTACGCTGCACCTTGTGAGCAAGGCCAGGGCCCGTGCACCCACGCACTACAGCATCCCCGATACCAACCTGGGCTTCCGCATGATGGTGCGGGGTGGCTGGGACCGCGAGGAAGGCCTGGGCCCCTGTGGGAAGGGCCGCAAGTTCCCCATCAGCACCGCGCTGAAGAGAGACCAGCGGGGGCTGGGCTTCCACAGGGGCCCGCGGCCCAGGGTCACGCACTTCCAGGCCGGGGACCCCCAGGCCGTCCAGCGGCCGGGCCGCGATCCCTGCCGCGACCACCGGGAGGCGACGGTGAACCGCAGCGAGGAGCGGCGCAGGGAGGCCAggggcaggcggtgggagagggaACTCAGGGTCTACATGGACCT GATATTGGGCGGCCGGGGATGA
- the LOC144602719 gene encoding G patch domain and ankyrin repeat-containing protein 1-like isoform X2 has product MSRRQLVTFTRAVGDGDAWRDGRRQVPCSPLPGAGRLDGEQARSFYEGVLASSSQASTSTSAARKHKAEPRRERACGPSGHQLGGQRNGHLLLKSAQDGDLKMLRGLLETGASDINFRDSYYWTATMCAAYSGQLEAVRHLLSLGAAWVGVCDCTGRDALDLARLAGHAGIVTALEEYHSRPEEQEDHRELREERGRKLCRVCGLEYTEDSVQQHERSTLHLVSKARARAPTHYSIPDTNLGFRMMVRGGWDREEGLGPCGKGRKFPISTALKRDQRGLGFHRGPRPRVTHFQAGDPQAVQRPGRDPCRDHREATVNRSEERRREARGRRWERELRVYMDL; this is encoded by the exons ATGAGCCGCCGGCAGCTGGTCACCTTCACCCGGGCGGTGGGGGACGGAGATGCGTGGAGGGACGGCAGGCGGCAGGTGCCCTGCTCTCCTCTCCCCGGGGCGGGAAGGTTGGACGGGGAACAGGCCAGGAGCTTCTATGAGGGCGTCCTTGCTTCCAGCAGCCaggccagcaccagcaccagcgcgGCCCGTAAACACAAGGCCGAGCCGAGGAGAGAGCGGGCATGTGGCCCCAGCGGGCATCAGCTCGGAGGGCAGAGGAACGGGCATCTGCTGCTGAAATCCGCCCAGGACGGAGACTTGAAAATGCTCCGGGGTTTGCTGGAGACAGGAGCAAGTGACATAAACTTCCGGGACAGTTATTACTGGACTGCCACCATGTGCGCAGCGTACAGCGGGCAGCTGGAAGCGGTCAGGCACCTGCTGAGTCTCGGAGCGGCGTGGGTCGGGGTGTGTGATTGCACTGGGCGCGATGCTCTGGATTTGGCCCGGCTGGCCGGACACGCAGGAATCGTGACTGCTCTGGAGGAATATCACTCTCGTCCAGAGGAACAGGAAGACCACAG GGAGTtgcgggaggagagggggaggaagctgTGCCGGGTGTGTGGGCTGGAGTACACAGAGGACAGCGTGCAACAACACGAGAGGTCTACGCTGCACCTTGTGAGCAAGGCCAGGGCCCGTGCACCCACGCACTACAGCATCCCCGATACCAACCTGGGCTTCCGCATGATGGTGCGGGGTGGCTGGGACCGCGAGGAAGGCCTGGGCCCCTGTGGGAAGGGCCGCAAGTTCCCCATCAGCACCGCGCTGAAGAGAGACCAGCGGGGGCTGGGCTTCCACAGGGGCCCGCGGCCCAGGGTCACGCACTTCCAGGCCGGGGACCCCCAGGCCGTCCAGCGGCCGGGCCGCGATCCCTGCCGCGACCACCGGGAGGCGACGGTGAACCGCAGCGAGGAGCGGCGCAGGGAGGCCAggggcaggcggtgggagagggaACTCAGGGTCTACATGGACCTGTAG